The Drosophila sechellia strain sech25 chromosome 2L, ASM438219v1, whole genome shotgun sequence region ctTAGAAATACAATTTAACATCAGTCGGCAAGCTTGTGACAATGCCAAAACCCACAAATGTGTTTTAAATGTCTGAGAAATAAGCTTATCGCTCGACTCATATGGACTCGAAAAGAATGGAATTAACTcaaaattatagaaaaatcaaaatctatattattatatgtagtGGTCAGATTTATATAGTATgaattttttggcatttatttacttttccTTATCAATTTTTAGTAAAAACACGGCTTTTATTAATTATCACGTGTCTAATTTATTGGCTAAActtaaaaaagggaaaatgaaGTTGTGCGTTAAAGTACCGGAATACCCCCaacaaaaagtttgttttaatCGATAGTCCATGTTAGTAAGCTATCGGAGCCGCTGAATGATTTATGTCACTAGTGCTATCGATGagttttaatttgtattaacATTAATTTAGTGAAAAAATGTGGTCCGACACaatattaattgtttttatatCGGTTTGCACCGCTTTCCTGGGCGAAGGTAAGCAAAAGGCCAGTTAATTTAGTTAACCCTACATATTTATTGCTTAGGACTCACTTGGGTGATGGTTTACCGGACGGAGAAGTACCAAAAGCTGAAGACCGAGGTGGAAAAGCAGAGCAAAAAGCGTAAGTCGGTCAAAGGGTGCTATAAATGGTCACGAGCTAACCCGCATTCTGTTGCAGTGGAGCGTCGCAAGGAAATCCATGGGGACTCCCTGGACAAAGCCGTAAAGAAGAAGATCGAGCGCGATGaggaaaaactgaaaaacaacaacCGCGATCTCTCGCTGGTCAAGATGAAGACCATGTTCGCCACGGGATTCGCCTTCACCGCCCTGTTGAGTATGTTCAACAGCATCTTCGACGGCCGTGTGGTTGCCCAGCTGCCCTTCACACCCATCTCCTGGATCCAGGGGTTAAGTCACCGAAATTTGTCCGGTGACGACTATACGGACTGCTCCTTTATATTCCTCTACATCCTGTGCACCATGTCCATTCGTCAGAACATCCAAAAGCTTCTGGGCTTTGCC contains the following coding sequences:
- the LOC6614636 gene encoding calcium load-activated calcium channel; translation: MWSDTILIVFISVCTAFLGEGLTWVMVYRTEKYQKLKTEVEKQSKKLERRKEIHGDSLDKAVKKKIERDEEKLKNNNRDLSLVKMKTMFATGFAFTALLSMFNSIFDGRVVAQLPFTPISWIQGLSHRNLSGDDYTDCSFIFLYILCTMSIRQNIQKLLGFAPSRAASKQGVGLFGPAPGQFK